The genome window GAAATCCCGCTGGCGGTGATCATTGCCGCGGCCGCGCATGCGGTGGGCGGGCAAGTGCGCAACGTGATCGTCCACGTGCCCGGCCGCGAGTCGGTGTCGTGGACCTCGCAGGGGCGCCAGTCGATCTACGCCTCGCACGGCACCAAGTCGCCGCAGGCGGTGTCGAGCCTCGGCACGATCAAGAAGTAACCGACTGCCTAGTCGAATCGCCGGAAAACGGCGGCGCGAGCGATCGCGCCGCCGTTTTCGCATGCGCGTTGCGGACCTCCGGGAAGTTGGGGCGCGCGGAATAGGGCAAATAAGGCGGCCTGCAAACGAGCAGCAACCAATTGAAAAACAGTAATTAATTACGGGAGACGGTCGATTTCGGCTGAAATAAGGCATAAATAAGGCGGAAGACGGAGAAAATAAGGCGAAATTGTGTTAGAACCTTCCGGCGCGGCGCGGAGGGCTGACCCGATTGGGGGGAGCGCTCTCCGGGAGGGCCCCTGGTGGCCACCGGCGCGCATTGGGGGGCGTCCGGAACCGGTGACCCCGGCGGCGGCTTCGGCCGTCCGTCCTCGGGGGCATGCGCGCGGTTCCGGTGATCGCGGCCGGGAGTCCGGCCGTATCCGCGTCCACCGAAGACTCGCGGTGCGCGGGGCGGAGAGCCGCCCGCGCTCCACCCGAACCCTCGATGGAGAGCGTGTCAGTATGAGCGTGATAATCGATACCACCCGAACCGTCGCCGAGGTCGCGCAGGCCTCCGGCGACATCGGCCTGGCCCCGTGGGAGCGGGCGTTGCTGGGCTTCGCCATCGTGATGTCGGCGTTGATCGGCATCCAGGCGATGACCACCCTCGTCGGTCTGTATTTCGCGAGGTCGGAGAAGCCGTCAAAAAAAGCTGAGGCCGCCCCGCGGGCCGTTCCGGCGGCCCCCGCTGCGGAAGACGAGATTCCTCTGGCGGTGATCGTCGCCGCCGCCGCCTACATGGTGGGCGGTCAGGTGCGCAACGTCGTCGTCCACGTGCCCGGCCGCGAGTCGGTGTCGTGGACCTCGCAGGGGCGGCAGTCGATCTATGCCTCCCACGGGCCGAAGTCGCCGAACGCGGTCGCGAACCTCGCCACGGTCAAGACCTGAACGGGTACGGACGGCGGTGCGCTCGCACCGCCGTCTCCCCGGCGCGGGGATCACATCAGTTTGGTGGAGATCGGCGAAGCGAAGCCGCGCGACGCGTCGCGACGGATTTCTCCGAGCGGGAAGTAGGGCGCGGCGGGCGCGTCGCGACGGGCGGTTTCGGGCACCGGCGCGCCGTCGAAGTAGGCGGCGTAGAGCTCCGGCCCGAGAATCTCCCGGGCGGCCTTCTGCGCCTGATCCTGCCAGCCCAGCGCTTCGAGGGTGGCGAGATTGGTTTCGATCGCCACTTCCACCGTCACCATGCGGATCGCATCCTGGCGGCGGCGCTGGAGTTCTTCCTTGAGCATGAAAAGATAGAGGCGGAGGAAGCGGAACGCCTTCGAGCGCGCCTCGCCGACCTGGCGCTGCGCCTCGTCGCGTTCGAGCCGGAGCGACAGCACCTCGGTCTTGAGCGCGGCGTTCTCGCCCGCGAGCCGGTCGCGCTCTGCCTCGATCGCGGCGGCCTGATCGAACACCGCGTCGAACTGCGCCTTCAGGCGGCGGAGTTCGAGCCGCAACGCGGCGATCACCTCGCGGCCGGTGTCCTCGGCCGGGCGGCTGCGCGCCGCCATGAAGCGGCGGAAGCTCACCACGTAGGGCGCGATCGCCTCGATGCGGAGCGGCAGGTCGGCGCGCAGGCCGCAGGCTTCGAGCTTGCGGCGGCTGTCGGGATCGCGGAACAGGCCGCGCAGGGTTTGCGGAATCACCTGGAACAGCTTGCCGTCGGGCAAACCCTCGACGATCTCCACCCAGCGGCGGCAGATCACCGAATCGCGCGGATCGTCGAGGCGATGGCCGTGCGCCACCGCCGCCATCAGGCGTTGCAGGAAGCGCACCGACGGATCGGCGGACAGACGCTGCTGCGGATCGGGCGACATCGCGGTTCCGGGTTGGAGGACTCGATGCCGCAGAGCTTAACCCGGGGAGTTTAAGGTTCGGTGAACGCCGCCACCATCAGCGTCGCGCCCTCGACGCCGGTGACGCGCACCCGCGCCCCGGCCGGGAGTTCCGGCCCGCGGGCGATCCACAAGGTGTCGCCGACGCGCACCCGGCCCTGGCCGTTGACGATCGCCTCGGCGAGCACGAAGTCGCGGCCGATCAGGTCTTCGCCGCGGCGGTTGAGGGCGCCCGGCGCGGCGGCGACTCGGCCGCGCAGGCGGCGGGCGAGCGCGAGGCTGGCGACCGCCAGCACCGCGAAGGTCAGCGCCTGCGCCTCCCATCCCGGCGGATGGCCGAGGCGCGCCCCGGCGAACGCGACGACGCCGGTGATCAGCGCGGCGAGCCCGAGCCACAGGAACAGGATGCCGGGCATCGCCATCTCGACCACGAACATCACCACCGCCGCGATCCACCAGTGCCAGTGGTCGAGCGGCAGGGCGAGCAGGCCGGTCATGTCCACGGACCCTCGCGGCGCGGCTCGGCCTGGGGCGCGGGAGCTTTCGGCGCCGGACGGGGCGCTGGCGGCGGCGCCTGGGGCGCGTCCTCCGGCCCGAACACCCGCTTCGCGATCTCGCCGACGCCGCCGAGCGAGCCGAGCACGCCCGAGGCCTCCCACGGCATCAGGATCAGCTTGCCGTTGGGCGCGCTGGCGATCTCCTTGAGGCTCTCGACGTATTTCAGCGCGACGAAGTAGTTGATCGCCTGCACGTCGCCCGCGGCGATCGCCTCCGACACCATCCGCGTCGCGGTCGCTTCCGCCTCGGCGGCGCGTTCGCGCGCCTCCGCCTCGCGGAACGCCGCCTCGCGCGCGCCCTCGGCTTCGAGGATCGCGGCCTGCTTGCGGCCTTCGGCTTCGAGGATCGCCGCCTGGCGCAAGCCCTCCGCGTCGAGGATCGCGGCGCGCTTCAGGCGTTCCGCCTTCATCTGCCGCGCCATCGCGTCGACGAGGTCGGTGGGCGGGCTGATGTCCTTGATCTCGATGCGGGTGACCTTGACCCCCCAGGCGTTGGTGGCGAGGTCGACCACCGCCAGCAACTCGGCGTTGATCTTGTCGCGCTGCGACAGCAGCTCGTCGAGATCCATGCCGCCCATCACCGTGCGGATGTTGGTCATCGTGAGGTTGAGGATCGCGAGTTCGAGCTGGCGCACCTCGTAGGCGGCCTTGGCGGCGTCGAGCACCTGATAGAACACCACGCCGTCCACCGTCACCATCGCGTTGTCGCGGGTGATCACGTCCTGGCTCGGCACGTCGAGCACCTGCTCCATCATGTTGAGGCGGCTGCCGATGCGGTCGACGAACGGCACGATCACGTGCAGGCCGGGGCGCAGGGTGCGGGTGTACTGGCCGAAGCGCTCGACGGTGTATTCCCACCCTTGCGAGACCACCTTGACGCCGAGGCCGACGAAAACCACCGCCAGCACCACCACGGCGACGGCGAAAACCGGAAGCGTATCGGGCATTGCGGTCTCTCCCAGAGATGACGGAAATCCAGTTTCGGAGCGCGCCGCGCCGGCGTCAAGGCGCGTCGGCGAGGAACGCCCGGGTGCGCGCGATCGCCTCGGCGATGCCGAGCCGTTCCGGCGCGACCCCTTCGGGGAACGCCGACAGCAGGCGCGAGGGCAGGGGGGCGAGCAGCACGAATACGCCGCGGTCGTCGGCGCGCCGCACCAGCCGCCCGAACGCCTGGCGCAGCTTCATCCGCGTCAGCCGGTCGGTGTAGGCGGAGCCGCCGAACGCCTCGCGCCGGGCTCGGTAGAGGATTCCCGGGCGCGGCCACGGCACCCGGTCGAAGGCGATCAGCCGCAGCGAGCGGCCGGGCACGTCGACGCCGTCGCGCACCGCGTCGGTGCCGAGCAGGCAGGCGTTCTCCTCGGCGCGGAACAGGTCGATCAAGGTGCTGGTGTCGAGGCCGTCGACGTGCTGGGCGAGGAGCTCGATGCCCGCCTCGGCGAGCGGCGCCTTGATCCGCGCCTGCACGGATTTGAGCCGCTGGATCGCGGTGAACAGGCCGAGGCCGCCGCCGCCCGCGGCGACGAACAGCTCGCGCATCGCCGCGGCGAGCTGGTCGGGCGCGTTGCGGCCGACGTCGTGGACGATGAACACCCGGGTCTGGCTGGCGTAGTCGAACGGCGAGGGCACCGCGGTGCGGACCGCGGGACGCGGGAAGTGCCGGGTGCCGCCGGTGAGCGCGGCGGCGTCCCAGTCGTCGGCGTCGCCCGCGTCGCGCAGGGTGGCGGAGGTGACGGCGACGCCGTGCGCGACCTCGCCGAGGCAGATCGCGAGCGGCTCGGTGGGATCGATCCAGTGGCGGTAGAAGCCGAGGTCGAGGTTGCGGCCGTCGTTGCGCTCAATCCCGAACCAGTCGGCGTACTGCTTCGGCGTCGCTCCGGCGAGGTCCTTGAGCATCGCCCGCCACGCCGCGATCTGGTTGAGGGCGCGCTGGTCGAGGGTGCGCGCCAGGGCCTCGATGCGCAGGCGCATGTTGGCTTCGAGGGTGTCGGTCTCCTCGGTGAGGCGGCGGCGCAGGATCGCCGCGAGGCCGCGCGCCGGGCCGAGAATGTCTTCGAGCGCGCGGTCGAGGGCGGGCAGGGTTTCGAGCACGCCGTCGAGCGGCGGGCGCGGGTCGGCTTCCAGAGAATAGGGCGAGTCCGGATCCTCGACGCGGGCCAGCACGTGGTCCTGCACCCCGAGCAGGAACGCCTCGACCGGGCCGTGCGGGGTGCGGCCGCCGAGGCGCAGCTCCCAGCCGTCGGCGGGCAGGGCGCGGGCGGCGCGGGCGAGCGCGGCGAGCGCGGTTTCCGCCTCGGCGTGGCCCGCCACCAGTTCCTCGGCGCGGCGCTGCAGGCCGCGGGCGCGCGATTTCACGCCGCCGCGGCGCGAGTCCTCGCCGCCCAGGAACCAGCGCCGCAGGTCCTGCGCCTCGCGCCCGGTGAGGTGGGCGGAGAACGCCGCGTCGGCGGCGTCGAACACGTGGTGTCCTTCGTCGAAGACGTAACGGGTGGGAACGAACGCGTCGTCGAGCCCGCCGAGCGCCGCCTGCGCCATCACCAGCGCGTGGTTGGCGACGACGATCCGCGCGTGGCGGGCGCGGCGCACCGATTTCTCGACGAAGCAGCGGCCGTAATGGGCGCAGGCGGCGTGCACGCACTCGCCGCGCTTGTCGGTGAGGTCGAGGGTGCGGGCGCGGCCGAGCAGATGCACCAGCCAGCCGGGGAAGTCGCCGCCGATCATCGCGCCGTCGCGGGTCGCCTCGGCCCAGCGGCACACCAGCCCGAGCGCGGTCATGCCGCGCGGCTCGCGCACCGCGCGGTCGAGAAAGTCTTCGAGGTTGAGAAGGCAGAGGATGTTCTCCCGCCCGCGCCGCACCACCACGTGGCGGGCCTTCTCCGCCGGGTCGGGGTAGAGGCGGTCGAGTTCGCCGTCCAGCTGCCGCTGGAGGTTGCGGGTGAAGGTGCTGATCCACACCGGCGCGCCGTTCTTCTCCGCCCACAGGCTGGCGGGCGCGATGTAGCCGAGGGTCTTGCCGACCCCGGTGCCCGCCTCCGCCAGCACCGCGTTGGGGCCGTCGGCCGCCTCGCGCGGCGCGAAGCCCCAGGCGAGCCCGGCGGCGAAATCGGCCTGGCTCGGCCGCTGTTCGGCGGCGGGGCCGAGCAGCTCGGCGAGGCGCGCGCGGGTTTCCGCCTCGCCCACCGGGGCGGAGCCGGGCGGCGGCGGGGTGCCCGCGTCCTCCCATTCCTTCAGCCGGTCCCACACCCGCAGGCCGCGCGCGTCGGCGGCTTCCGCGCCGTCGTCGCCGAGTGCCGCCAGCACCGCCGCGCCCCACGGCCAGCCGCTCTTCGCCATCGGCCGCGCGACGCCGAGCGCCCGCCGGGCGGCGCGCTCGTCGAGGCGGGCGAGCTCGCCCAGCAGCACCCGCGCGGCGTCCTGCAGCAGAATCGCCTGATCCTCCGGCTCCGGCCCCGGCGGCGGCAGGTCGAGGGCGTCGGCGAGGCCCGCCGGGGTCGGCACGCAGAACCGCGCCGGGCGGACGAAGGCGTACAGCTCCAGCAGGTCGAACCCTTCCTGCACCGTGCCGCGCAGCCGTTCGGCGGTCCACAGGCGGTGGCACACCAGCGGCGGGGTCTCGGCCCACAGGCGCTTGGCCGCGGCGGGCGCGGGGGTGGAAATCTCGCCGTCGGCGTCGATCCAGGCGCAGCCGGAGAGCGTCACCGCCAGCACCGGCGCGCGCGGCAGCAGCACGCGGGCGGTCATCGGAGCATCCGGGGCGGGCAGGGGAAAACCATCATCGCGCGATGATGCCCGAACCCCGCCCGAGCGGCAAGCGTTCGCGGGATGTTCTCGGGGTCAAAGAGACAGCGTTGAGAATCTGTCAGGGGAACCGCTTTTCGTGATTTTCGAAATTAGCCGTGCGCCACCGGACAATCAGGCTGCCATCTTCTTGAATATCAATTTTAGCTCCTCCGAACGGAGCGCGGCCTTGCTCTGTTTCTTTGATCATGAATTCGGAGATATTTTCACAATTAATAATAAATATAGAAAGGCATTTTGCGATATTATCAGGGGTTTTGTCTTCTATATGAAGTGCTATTCCGAAAAATCCGTCAGGAATATTGAGGGCAAAAGTGATTGTTTTAATCCCAATTTTTTGAGAATTTTCTGATATGGAAGAGGAAAATCCGCAAATTTTTTCGATTTATTTCTGGAGCACAATGATTTTATATGGTCCCAGGTGGCATCTCCGGCGTGTTTTGCCAGGGTGCCTAGATAGACAGTAGCTGCAGCTTTGAGGGGGATCCATCCGAGGGCATCTCCTATTAGAAGAATAGCTTCATGCAATGTGGAGTGATCTGCTTTTCGAACATGTATCCTTGGGGTGGGTATCTCCAGGTATGGGGTTATGCCAGCGTAAATTTGATCACGATGTTCGGGTTTTATGCCGTCGGAGAGTATCAAGTTCACTGTATGATCTACTGTATTCATTTCTATCTCCTGAACATCGTGCCGTTTAGGTGATCTGAGAGAAAGAAATCAATGTTGCCGATTCTAGGCCGAGGCGGGGTGTGCGTCATCCTAATTTACCCGGATTGCTGAGGCTATGGACTTCGCCGCCTCGTCCGCCTACCTTGCCGCCGAGGGCCCTTCAGGAGTGTTGTCATGACCGCTTCGTTTCCGATCGTTCGCGGGCGGCGGCTGCGCCGCAGCGAGACGCTGCGCGCGCTGGTGCGCGAGACCCGGGTTTGCGCCGACGACCTGATCTATCCGGTGTTCGTCGAGGAGGAGATCGACGCGCCGCAGCCGATTCCGTCGATGCCCGGGGTCTGGCGGGTGCCGGAATCGCACCTCGCCGACGAGGTGCGGGCGATCGCGGCGGACGGGGTCAAGGCGATCCTGCTGTTCGGCGTCTCCCACCACAAGGACGCCGACGGCTCCGACAGCTTCGCCGCCGACGGGCTGATGGCGCGCAGCGTGCGGATCGCCAAGGCGGCGTGCCCGGAG of uncultured Alphaproteobacteria bacterium contains these proteins:
- a CDS encoding hypothetical protein (Evidence 5 : No homology to any previously reported sequences), with product MLLVCRPPYLPYSARPNFPEVRNAHAKTAARSLAPPFSGDSTRQSVTS
- a CDS encoding hypothetical protein (Evidence 5 : No homology to any previously reported sequences) translates to MSVIIDTTRTVAEVAQASGDIGLAPWERALLGFAIVMSALIGIQAMTTLVGLYFARSEKPSKKAEAAPRAVPAAPAAEDEIPLAVIVAAAAYMVGGQVRNVVVHVPGRESVSWTSQGRQSIYASHGPKSPNAVANLATVKT
- a CDS encoding conserved hypothetical protein (Evidence 4 : Homologs of previously reported genes of unknown function) translates to MSPDPQQRLSADPSVRFLQRLMAAVAHGHRLDDPRDSVICRRWVEIVEGLPDGKLFQVIPQTLRGLFRDPDSRRKLEACGLRADLPLRIEAIAPYVVSFRRFMAARSRPAEDTGREVIAALRLELRRLKAQFDAVFDQAAAIEAERDRLAGENAALKTEVLSLRLERDEAQRQVGEARSKAFRFLRLYLFMLKEELQRRRQDAIRMVTVEVAIETNLATLEALGWQDQAQKAAREILGPELYAAYFDGAPVPETARRDAPAAPYFPLGEIRRDASRGFASPISTKLM
- a CDS encoding conserved membrane hypothetical protein (Evidence 4 : Homologs of previously reported genes of unknown function) — protein: MTGLLALPLDHWHWWIAAVVMFVVEMAMPGILFLWLGLAALITGVVAFAGARLGHPPGWEAQALTFAVLAVASLALARRLRGRVAAAPGALNRRGEDLIGRDFVLAEAIVNGQGRVRVGDTLWIARGPELPAGARVRVTGVEGATLMVAAFTEP
- the ybbK gene encoding putative protease, membrane anchored (Evidence 3 : Function proposed based on presence of conserved amino acid motif, structural feature or limited homology; Product type pe : putative enzyme); amino-acid sequence: MPDTLPVFAVAVVVLAVVFVGLGVKVVSQGWEYTVERFGQYTRTLRPGLHVIVPFVDRIGSRLNMMEQVLDVPSQDVITRDNAMVTVDGVVFYQVLDAAKAAYEVRQLELAILNLTMTNIRTVMGGMDLDELLSQRDKINAELLAVVDLATNAWGVKVTRIEIKDISPPTDLVDAMARQMKAERLKRAAILDAEGLRQAAILEAEGRKQAAILEAEGAREAAFREAEARERAAEAEATATRMVSEAIAAGDVQAINYFVALKYVESLKEIASAPNGKLILMPWEASGVLGSLGGVGEIAKRVFGPEDAPQAPPPAPRPAPKAPAPQAEPRREGPWT
- a CDS encoding Rad3-related DNA helicase, with the protein product MTARVLLPRAPVLAVTLSGCAWIDADGEISTPAPAAAKRLWAETPPLVCHRLWTAERLRGTVQEGFDLLELYAFVRPARFCVPTPAGLADALDLPPPGPEPEDQAILLQDAARVLLGELARLDERAARRALGVARPMAKSGWPWGAAVLAALGDDGAEAADARGLRVWDRLKEWEDAGTPPPPGSAPVGEAETRARLAELLGPAAEQRPSQADFAAGLAWGFAPREAADGPNAVLAEAGTGVGKTLGYIAPASLWAEKNGAPVWISTFTRNLQRQLDGELDRLYPDPAEKARHVVVRRGRENILCLLNLEDFLDRAVREPRGMTALGLVCRWAEATRDGAMIGGDFPGWLVHLLGRARTLDLTDKRGECVHAACAHYGRCFVEKSVRRARHARIVVANHALVMAQAALGGLDDAFVPTRYVFDEGHHVFDAADAAFSAHLTGREAQDLRRWFLGGEDSRRGGVKSRARGLQRRAEELVAGHAEAETALAALARAARALPADGWELRLGGRTPHGPVEAFLLGVQDHVLARVEDPDSPYSLEADPRPPLDGVLETLPALDRALEDILGPARGLAAILRRRLTEETDTLEANMRLRIEALARTLDQRALNQIAAWRAMLKDLAGATPKQYADWFGIERNDGRNLDLGFYRHWIDPTEPLAICLGEVAHGVAVTSATLRDAGDADDWDAAALTGGTRHFPRPAVRTAVPSPFDYASQTRVFIVHDVGRNAPDQLAAAMRELFVAAGGGGLGLFTAIQRLKSVQARIKAPLAEAGIELLAQHVDGLDTSTLIDLFRAEENACLLGTDAVRDGVDVPGRSLRLIAFDRVPWPRPGILYRARREAFGGSAYTDRLTRMKLRQAFGRLVRRADDRGVFVLLAPLPSRLLSAFPEGVAPERLGIAEAIARTRAFLADAP
- a CDS encoding hypothetical protein (Evidence 5 : No homology to any previously reported sequences); the encoded protein is MPRSRSAVHRRWHTSGGVSAHRRLAAAGAGVEISPSASIQAQPESVTASTGARGSSTRAVIGASGAGRGKPSSRDDARTPPERQAFAGCSRGQRDSVENLSGEPLFVIFEISRAPPDNQAAIFLNINFSSSERSAALLCFFDHEFGDIFTINNKYRKAFCDIIRGFVFYMKCYSEKSVRNIEGKSDCFNPNFLRIF
- a CDS encoding hypothetical protein (Evidence 5 : No homology to any previously reported sequences); translation: MNTVDHTVNLILSDGIKPEHRDQIYAGITPYLEIPTPRIHVRKADHSTLHEAILLIGDALGWIPLKAAATVYLGTLAKHAGDATWDHIKSLCSRNKSKKFADFPLPYQKILKKLGLKQSLLPSIFLTDFSE
- a CDS encoding hypothetical protein (Evidence 5 : No homology to any previously reported sequences) is translated as MQCGVICFSNMYPWGGYLQVWGYASVNLITMFGFYAVGEYQVHCMIYCIHFYLLNIVPFR